GGCCCCGCCGCCCTGCTCAACATTGTTGACCAGGATGGAAACCCGATAATCGCGGGCAAAAAAGTGGCCGGCTTCAGCAACGTAGAAGAAGCAGCCATTGAACTGACAGAGGTTGTGCCTTATCTGCTGCAGGATGAACTGTCACGCCTGGGTGGCATTTATCAGGAAGGCGGCAAGTTTGAGCCCTTCGTGGTGCAGGATGGCCGCCTGATCACCGGCCAGAACCCCCAGTCTGCAGCCAAGCTGGGCCAGGTAATGGCGCAGGCGTTGTCCGCTAATATGTAAATGCCCGGTGCATGCCGGAGTCAGGATCTCTGGCCCCGGCATGCCGTTACAGGCCATGCATTGCCCCAAATGGTATCAACTTTTCGTTACAGCCGATTAAACCGGCACTGGGGTACACACTTAAAAAGTGCTCCCTATGATGAGTCGGATTACCCTTATATTTATCATGACACGGGATCCGATCACCAAGGCAGCTCGAGTCGCTTAAACTTCAGGTTGAAGCCATTTTAAACACCAACCCGCTACACGAGCCCTGCCCTCTTATCCTACGCTGTCTTCGAAATATGGAGACCAATGTATGAAAGTTTTAATCGTCTACTGGCATCCGGAGCCGGCCAGCTTCAACGCCGCCATGCTGCGCACCGCCAGTCGAGTACTGACCGCCGAAGGGCAAGAGGTACAGATTTCCGACCTGAACGAGATGGCGTTCAACCCGGTCTCGGGCCGTCATAATTTTATCACCACGGCCAATCCGGATTACTTCAAGCAGCAGGACGAAGAGGCCCATGCCGCCAGACATGATGGCTTTGCGGAAGATTGTCAGAGCGAGCGTCAAAAACTGGCATGGTGCGATCTGCTGATTTTTCAGTTCCCCCTGTGGTGGTGTGGCATGCCCGCCATGATGAAGGGTTGGGTAGACCGTGTGTTTACCTGTCAGCACGACGACGAAACCAAATATCGTTGTGATGCGGCCCCCTTCAGGGAAAAACGCGCCATGCTGTCGTTGACCACGGGAGGCCCGGCCTCACAGTACTCCGCCGACGGCCCCCTGGGCGCCATGCCGGAAGTCTTAAGCCCCATACACAAGGGCATGCTGGCCCTGGCCGGCTTTCAGGTACTGGAACCCTTTGTCGCCTATCAGCCAGCCTGCCTGTGTGAGCATGGCCGCATAGCGTTGCTTGAACAATACACGCACCGGCTGCAAGGGCTCGAACAGGAAGCGGCCATTCCCTTTCCCTCTTTATGTGATTGAACCATCAGGAGACTGCCATAATGACGACCCCTTACACTCCGCCCACGGTCTGGACCTGGGACAGCAGCAACGGCGGCGAGTTTGCCCATATCAACCGCCCCGTGGCCGGGGCCACCCATGAGAAAACCCTGCCGGTGGGCAAACACCCGCTGCAGCTGTATTCCCTGGCCACGCCCAACGGCGTCAAGGTGACCATAATGCTGGAAGAGCTGCTGGCCCTGGGCCACAGCGGCGCCGAATATGACGCCTGGCTGATTCGCATCGGTGAGGGAGACCAGTTTTCCTCCGGCTTTGTGGACGTGAACCCCAACTCCAAGATTCCGGCACTGGTGGATAGCAGCACCGACCAGCCGGTACGCGTGTTTGAGTCCGGCTCCATTCTGCTTTACCTCGCCGAGAAGTTCGGCGCCCTGCTGCCCACAGATCCGGCGCAGAAAACAGAGGTCATGAACTGGCTGTTCTGGCAAATGGGCTCGGCCCCCTATCTGGGTGGCGGTTTTGGCCATTTTTATGCCTATGCACCGGAGAAACTGGAATATCCGATAAATCGCTTTAGCATGGAAACCAAGCGCCAGCTGGATGTGCTCGATCGCCAACTGGCCGACCGGCCCTATATTGCCGGTGACGACTACAGCATTGCCGATATTGCCATCTGGCCCTGGTATGGTGCCCTGGTGCGGGGTGATCTGTATAATGCGGCTGAGTTTCTTTCCGTCTCTGACTATAAAAACGTGCAACGCTGGGCCAACCGCATTGCCGAACGGCCGGCGGTGCAACGCGGTCGCCGGGTTAACCGGGTCTGGGGCGATGAGTCAGAGCAACTGGCCGAACGGCACGGTGCGGATGATTTCAACCCCGCCTGACATTCACCCTGGCGCCCTGCTTTTGGCGGGGCGCTGAATAACCGGAGAACACCCAGCCCGTCATGATCCCCAACCAGCTCAACATTTTTCTTGCCGTGGTCAAGAACGGTAACTTCTCTTCCGCGGCCCGGCACCTGGGGGTAACCTCGGCGGCCGTCAGCAAGGCCGTGGCCCAACTGGAAAAATCGCT
The Oceanimonas doudoroffii DNA segment above includes these coding regions:
- a CDS encoding NAD(P)H-dependent oxidoreductase, coding for MKVLIVYWHPEPASFNAAMLRTASRVLTAEGQEVQISDLNEMAFNPVSGRHNFITTANPDYFKQQDEEAHAARHDGFAEDCQSERQKLAWCDLLIFQFPLWWCGMPAMMKGWVDRVFTCQHDDETKYRCDAAPFREKRAMLSLTTGGPASQYSADGPLGAMPEVLSPIHKGMLALAGFQVLEPFVAYQPACLCEHGRIALLEQYTHRLQGLEQEAAIPFPSLCD
- the yghU gene encoding glutathione-dependent disulfide-bond oxidoreductase, which translates into the protein MTTPYTPPTVWTWDSSNGGEFAHINRPVAGATHEKTLPVGKHPLQLYSLATPNGVKVTIMLEELLALGHSGAEYDAWLIRIGEGDQFSSGFVDVNPNSKIPALVDSSTDQPVRVFESGSILLYLAEKFGALLPTDPAQKTEVMNWLFWQMGSAPYLGGGFGHFYAYAPEKLEYPINRFSMETKRQLDVLDRQLADRPYIAGDDYSIADIAIWPWYGALVRGDLYNAAEFLSVSDYKNVQRWANRIAERPAVQRGRRVNRVWGDESEQLAERHGADDFNPA